The Manis javanica isolate MJ-LG chromosome 4, MJ_LKY, whole genome shotgun sequence genome contains a region encoding:
- the VMA12 gene encoding transmembrane protein 199 isoform X3, whose protein sequence is MASFLVAGERLLRALDAGGELEPEQLPRNLRAELEAALGKKHKGGGRPSGPAHLVSFRLIRDLHQYLRERDSTLYLHELLEGSEIYLPEVVKPPRNPELVARLEKIKIQLANEEYKRITQNVTCQDSRHGGTLSDLGKQVRSVKALVITIFNFIVTVAATFVCTYLGSQYIFTEMAPRVLAALIVASVVGLAELYVMVRAMEGELGEL, encoded by the exons ATGGCGTCTTTCTTGGTAGCTGGCGAGCGGCTGCTTCGCGCTCTGGACGCCGGCGGGGAGCTGGAGCCAGAGCAACTGCCCCGCAACCTGCGGGCTGAGCTTGAGGCCGCGCTGGGGAAGAAACACAAGGGCGGTGGTCGTCCCAGTGGCCCTGCGCACCTGGTTTCCTTCCGCCTGATTCGGGATCTGCACCAGTACCTGAGGGAAAGGG ATTCCACACTATACCTTCATGAGCTCCTAGAAGGCAGTGAAATCTACCTCCCAGAGGTTGTGAAGCCTCCCCGG AACCCAGAGTTAGTGGCCCGTCTGGAGAAGATTAAGATACAACTCGCCAATGAGGAATATAAGCGGATCACCCAAAATGTCACCTGTCAG GATTCAAGGCATGGTGGGACTCTCAGTGACTTGGGAAAGCAAG TGAGGTCAGTGAAGGCTCTGGTCATCACCATCTTCAACTTCATTGTCACGGTGGCAGCCACCTTTGTCTGCACTTACCTTGGAAGCCAGTATATCTTCACAGAAATGGCCCCG CGGGTCCTGGCTGCACTGATTGTGGCCTCTGTGGTGGGTCTGGCTGAGCTGTATGTCATGGTGCGGGCCATGGAAGGCGAGCTGGGAGAGCTGTAA
- the SARM1 gene encoding NAD(+) hydrolase SARM1 isoform X3, which translates to MVLTLLLSAYKLCRFFAMSGPRPGAERLAVTGPNGGGGAGPWWAAGSRGPREVSPGVNTEVQGALERALPDLQQALSELKQAGGTRAVGAGLADVFQLVEEAWLLPAVGREVAQGLCDAIRLDGGLDLLLRLLQAPELETRVQAARLLEQILVAENRDRVARIGLGVILNLAKEREPVELARSVAGILEHMFKHSEETCQRLVAAGGLDAVLYWCRRTDSALLRHCALALANCALHGGQAAQRRMVEKRAAEWLFPLAFSKDDELLRLHACLAVAVLATNKEVEREVERSGTLALVEPLVASLDPGRFARCLVDASDTSQGRGPDDLQRLVPLLDSSRLEAQCIGAFYLCAEAAIKSLQGKTKVFSDIGAIQSLKRLVSYSTNGTTSALAKRALRLLGEEVPRPILPCVASWKEAEVQTWLQQIGFSQYCERFREQQVDGDLLLRLTEEELQTDLGMKSGIIRKRFFRELTELKTFANYATCDRSNLADWLGSLDPRFRQYTYGLVSCGLDRSLLHRVSEQQLLEDCGIHLGVHRARIITAAREMLHSPLPCTACKPSGDTPDVFISYRRNSGSQLASLLKVHLQLHGFSVFIDVEKLEAGKFEDKLIQSVMGARNFVLVLSAGALDKCMQDRDCKDWVHKCMTHSRNSLNICRMDRWIDGWIRITCASY; encoded by the exons ATGGTCCTGACGCTGCTCCTCTCCGCTTACAAGCTGTGCCGCTTCTTCGCCATGTCTGGCCCACGGCCGGGCGCCGAGCGGCTAGCGGTGACAGGTCCTAACGGAGGCGGAGGCGCCGGCCCGTGGTGGGCTGCGGGCAGCCGCGGGCCCCGGGAGGTGTCTCCCGGGGTGAACACCGAGGTGCAGGGCGCCCTGGAGCGTGCGCTACCGGACCTGCAGCAGGCACTGTCGGAGCTGAAGCAGGCGGGCGGCACGCGGGCCGTGGGCGCCGGCCTAGCCgacgttttccagctagtggagGAGGCCTGGCTGCTGCCGGCCGTAGGCCGCGAGGTCGCCCAGGGTCTATGCGACGCTATCCGCCTGGACGGCGGTCTCGACCTGCTGTTGCGGCTGCTGCAGGCGCCGGAGCTGGAGACGCGCGTGCAGGCCGCGCGCCTGCTGGAGCAGATCCTGGTGGCTGAGAACCG GGACCGCGTGGCGCGTATTGGGCTGGGCGTGATCCTGAACTTGGCCAAGGAGCGAGAGCCTGTGGAGCTTGCGCGCAGCGTGGCAGGCATCTTGGAGCACATGTTCAAGCACTCAGAGGAGACGTGCCAGCGGCTAGTGGCGGCGGGCGGCCTGGACGCGGTGCTGTACTGGTGCCGCCGCACGGACTCGGCGCTGCTTCGTCACTGTGCGTTGGCGCTGGCCAACTGCGCGCTGCACGGGGGCCAGGCGGCGCAGCGGCGCATGGTGGAGAAGCGCGCCGCCGAGTGGCTCTTCCCGCTCGCCTTCTCCAAAGACGACGAGCTGCTGCGGCTGCACGCATGCCTCGCCGTGGCGGTGCTGGCAACCAACAAGGAGGTGGAGCGCGAGGTGGAGCGCTCGGGCACGCTGGCGCTCGTGGAGCCGCTCGTGGCCTCGCTGGATCCCGGCCGCTTCGCCCGCTGCCTAGTAGATGCCAGCGACACAAGCCAGGGTCGCGGGCCCGACGACCTGCAGCGCCTCGTGCCGCTGCTGGACTCGTCGCGCCTAGAGGCTCAGTGCATAGGGGCTTTCTATCTCTGTGCCGAGGCTGCCATCAAGAGCCTGCAGGGCAAGACCAAG GTATTCAGCGACATTGGCGCCATCCAGAGCCTGAAACGCCTGGTTTCCTACTCCACTAATGGCACCACGTCGGCGCTGGCCAAGCGCGCGCTGCGTCTGCTGGGCGAGGAGGTGCCGCGGCCTATCCTGCCCTGCGTAGCCAGCTGGAAGGAGGCTGAGGTCCAGACGTGGCTGCAACAGATCGGGTTCTCCCAGTACTGCGAGCGCTTTAGG GAGCAGCAGGTAGATGGCGACCTGCTTCTGCGTCTCACGGAAGAGGAACTCCAGACCGATCTAGGCATGAAATCGGGCATCATCCGAAAAAG ATTCTTTAGGGAGCTCACGGAACTCAAGACCTTCGCCAACTACGCTACGTGCGACCGCAGCAACCTGGCTGACTGGCTGGGCAGCCTGGACCCGCGCTTCCGCCAGTACACATATGGCCTGGTCAGCTGCGGCCTGGACCGCTCCTTGCTGCACCGCGTGTCCGAGCAGCAGCTCCTGGAGGACTGTGGCATCCACCTGGGTGTGCACCGTGCCCGCATCATCACGGCTGCCAGAG AAATGCTACACTCCCCACTTCCCTGCACTGCCTGCAAACCTAGTGGGGACACCCCAGATGTCTTCATCAGCTACCGCCGGAACTCAGGCTCCCAGctggccag CCTCCTGAAGGTACACCTGCAGCTGCACGGCTTCAGTGTCTTCATTGATGTGGAGAAGCTGGAAGCAGGCAAGTTTGAGGACAAGCTCATCCAGAGTGTCATGGGTGCCCGAAACTTCGTGCTGGTGCTGTCAGCTGGGGCACTGGACAAATGCATGCAGGACCGCGACTGCAAAGACTGGGTACACAAG TGCATGACACACAGTAGAAACTCTTTGAATATTTGCagaatggatagatggatagatggatggatccGTATCACATGTGCAAGTTATTAA
- the VMA12 gene encoding transmembrane protein 199 isoform X2 → MASFLVAGERLLRALDAGGELEPEQLPRNLRAELEAALGKKHKGGGRPSGPAHLVSFRLIRDLHQYLRERDSTLYLHELLEGSEIYLPEVVKPPRNPELVARLEKIKIQLANEEYKRITQNVTCQDSRHGGTLSDLGKQVRSVKALVITIFNFIVTVAATFVCTYLGSQYIFTEMAPKRPLSALSLFLRLSIPCFLWCSQVRGERGMLDRRPEEQEMWGLSASHGLLYGEGERTGS, encoded by the exons ATGGCGTCTTTCTTGGTAGCTGGCGAGCGGCTGCTTCGCGCTCTGGACGCCGGCGGGGAGCTGGAGCCAGAGCAACTGCCCCGCAACCTGCGGGCTGAGCTTGAGGCCGCGCTGGGGAAGAAACACAAGGGCGGTGGTCGTCCCAGTGGCCCTGCGCACCTGGTTTCCTTCCGCCTGATTCGGGATCTGCACCAGTACCTGAGGGAAAGGG ATTCCACACTATACCTTCATGAGCTCCTAGAAGGCAGTGAAATCTACCTCCCAGAGGTTGTGAAGCCTCCCCGG AACCCAGAGTTAGTGGCCCGTCTGGAGAAGATTAAGATACAACTCGCCAATGAGGAATATAAGCGGATCACCCAAAATGTCACCTGTCAG GATTCAAGGCATGGTGGGACTCTCAGTGACTTGGGAAAGCAAG TGAGGTCAGTGAAGGCTCTGGTCATCACCATCTTCAACTTCATTGTCACGGTGGCAGCCACCTTTGTCTGCACTTACCTTGGAAGCCAGTATATCTTCACAGAAATGGCCCCG AAAAGGCCACTCTCTGCTCTCAGCCTCTTCCTCCGTCTCAGCATACCCTGTTTTCTCTGGTGCAGCCAGGTCCGTGGAGAAAGGGGGATGCTGGACAGGAGGCCAGAGGAACAAGAAATGTGGGGCCTTTCAGCTTCTCATGGCCTGCTgtatggagagggagagagaactg GCTCATAG
- the VMA12 gene encoding transmembrane protein 199 isoform X1, translating into MASFLVAGERLLRALDAGGELEPEQLPRNLRAELEAALGKKHKGGGRPSGPAHLVSFRLIRDLHQYLRERDSTLYLHELLEGSEIYLPEVVKPPRNPELVARLEKIKIQLANEEYKRITQNVTCQDSRHGGTLSDLGKQVRSVKALVITIFNFIVTVAATFVCTYLGSQYIFTEMAPKRPLSALSLFLRLSIPCFLWCSQVRGERGMLDRRPEEQEMWGLSASHGLLYGEGERTGVC; encoded by the exons ATGGCGTCTTTCTTGGTAGCTGGCGAGCGGCTGCTTCGCGCTCTGGACGCCGGCGGGGAGCTGGAGCCAGAGCAACTGCCCCGCAACCTGCGGGCTGAGCTTGAGGCCGCGCTGGGGAAGAAACACAAGGGCGGTGGTCGTCCCAGTGGCCCTGCGCACCTGGTTTCCTTCCGCCTGATTCGGGATCTGCACCAGTACCTGAGGGAAAGGG ATTCCACACTATACCTTCATGAGCTCCTAGAAGGCAGTGAAATCTACCTCCCAGAGGTTGTGAAGCCTCCCCGG AACCCAGAGTTAGTGGCCCGTCTGGAGAAGATTAAGATACAACTCGCCAATGAGGAATATAAGCGGATCACCCAAAATGTCACCTGTCAG GATTCAAGGCATGGTGGGACTCTCAGTGACTTGGGAAAGCAAG TGAGGTCAGTGAAGGCTCTGGTCATCACCATCTTCAACTTCATTGTCACGGTGGCAGCCACCTTTGTCTGCACTTACCTTGGAAGCCAGTATATCTTCACAGAAATGGCCCCG AAAAGGCCACTCTCTGCTCTCAGCCTCTTCCTCCGTCTCAGCATACCCTGTTTTCTCTGGTGCAGCCAGGTCCGTGGAGAAAGGGGGATGCTGGACAGGAGGCCAGAGGAACAAGAAATGTGGGGCCTTTCAGCTTCTCATGGCCTGCTgtatggagagggagagagaactggTGTGTGTTGA
- the VTN gene encoding vitronectin translates to MACARTLLMLALLAWVVLADQESCKGRCTEGFNADQKCQCDELCSYYQSCCADYLDECKPQVTRGDVFTLPEDEYGVYDYHSETKDSTSVHPQSESPTLVPDLQDPPEVISQLAPVLSLGPGQGTLRPEIPDQGVSEFPGGEELCSGKPFDAFTDLKNGSLFAFRGQYCYELDEKAVRPGYPKLIRDVWGIDGPIDAAFTRINCQGKTYLFKGSQYWRFEDGVLEASYPRNISDGFKGIPDNVDAALALPAHSYSGRERAYFFKGKQYWEYEFQQQPSQEECEGSSLSAVFEHFALLQRDSWEDIFELLFWGRSSGGAREPQFISQDWPGVPGQVDAAMAGHIYISGSALHLSSAKKPKSKRRNRKRYRSRRGRGRSKNPGRQSRSALLSWFSSEEGGLGTYSDSYQLDWLVPATCEPIQSVYFFSGEKYYRVNLRTRQVDTVSPPYPRSIAQYWLGCPAPGGK, encoded by the exons ATGGCCTGCGCAAGGACCCTTCTGATGCTGGCCCTGCTGGCCTGGGTTGTTCTGGCTGACCAAG AGTCATGCAAGGGACGCTGCACTGAGGGCTTTAATGCTGACCAGAAGTGTCAGTGTGACGAGCTCTGCTCTTACTACCAGAGCTGCTGTGCCGACTACCTTGACGAGTGCAAGCCCCAAG TGACACGTGGGGATGTATTCACTCTGCCAGAAGATGAGTATGGAGTCTATGACTACCACAGCGAGACCAAAGACAGCACCAGTGTCCACCCACAGTCGGAGAGCCCCACCCTGGTTCCTGACCTGCAGGACCCACCTGAAGTCATCTCCCAGCTGGCACCTGTTCtgagcctgggccctgggcagggaaccCTAAGGCCTGAGATCCCTGATCAAGGGGTCTCTGAGTTCCCAGGAGGCGAGGAGCTGTGCAGTGGGAAGCCCTTTGATGCCTTCACTGACCTCAAGAATGGTTCCCTCTTTGCCTTCAGAG GGCAGTACTGCTATGAGCTGGATGAAAAGGCAGTGAGGCCTGGGTATCCCAAACTCATCCGAGATGTCTGGGGCATTGACGGTCCTATTGATGCTGCCTTTACCCGCATCAACTGTCAGGGGAAGACCTACCTTTTCAAG GGTAGTCAGTACTGGCGCTTCGAGGATGGTGTCTTGGAAGCCAGTTACCCCCGCAACATCTCTGATGGTTTCAAGGGCATTCCAGACAACGTGGATGCAGCCCTGGCCCTCCCCGCTCACAGCTACAGTGGCCGCGAGCGGGCCTACTTCTTTAAGG ggAAGCAGTACTGGGAGTACGAGTTTCAGCAGCAGCCCAGTCAGGAGGAGTGTGAAGGCAGCTCCCTGTCGGCTGTGTTTGAACACTTTGCCCTGCTGCAGCGGGACAGCTGGGAGGACATCTTTGAACTTCTCTTCTGGGGCAGATCCTCTG GTGGTGCCAGAGAGCCCCAGTTCATCAGCCAGGACTGGCCTGGTGTGCCCGGGCAAGTGGACGCAGCCATGGCTGGCCACATCTATATCTCAGGCTCAGCTCTGCATTTGTCCTCGGCCAAGAAGCCTAAGTCGAAGCGTCGCAACCGTAAACGTTACCGCTCACGCCGTGGTCGCGGCCGCAGCAAGAACCCCGGCCGGCAATCCCGTTCAGCCTTGCTGTCCTGGTTCTCCAGtgaggagggaggcctgggaaCCTACTCTGACAGCTATCAGTTGGACTGGCTTGTGCCGGCCACGTGTGAGCCCATCCAGAGCGTCTACTTCTTCTCAGGAG AGAAGTACTACCGAGTCAACCTTCGCACACGGCAAGTGGACACTGTCAGCCCTCCCTACCCACGCTCCATTGCCCAGTACTGGCtgggctgcccagcccctggcggCAAGTAG